A window of Aromatoleum bremense genomic DNA:
TGTCGTCGAACTCACCGAAGGATCGCGCGCTCAGCTGCGCGTCAAGGCCGCGCTCGAGGCAGCTGCTTCCCGTGGTTTCCCCGAATGGCTGGATGTCGATGCAAAGGCTGGCAAGGGCACCTTCAAGGCATATCCGCAGCGCGCTGAACTGCCGCCGACGATCAATGAAGGCCTGGTCGTCGAACTGTATTCCCGCTAACGGGTTCGCCTGAAGAATCAAAGATCCGAGGAACTGCTGATGCAAAGCAATTCGCTGCTGAAACCCCGCATCATCGACGTCCAGAGTGTGTCGCCGGTCCAGGCCCGCGTCACGATGGAGCCGTTCGAACGCGGTTTCGGCCATACCCTGGGGAATGCGCTGCGGCGCATTCTCCTGTCCTCGTTGCCGGGCTATGCGCCGACCGAAGTGTCCATCGAAGGCGTGCTGCATGAGTATTCGACTCTTGACGGCGTGCGCGAGGATATCGTCGATCTGCTGTTGAACCTCAAGGGCGTGGTGCTCAAGCTCCATAGCCGCAGCGAGGCGACCCTGCGCCTGGCGAAGTCTGGCGATGGTGTGGTCACCGCTCGCGACATCGAGGTTGGGCACGACGTGGAAATCATCAACCCGGATCATGTGATTGCGCACCTCGCGCCGGGGGGAAAGCTCGACATGCAGATCAAGGTCGAGGAAGGCCGCGGTTACGTGCCGGGCAACGTTCGTCCGGCTGCCGGCGACACCAAAACCATCGGCCGCGTCGTGCTCGACGCGTCCTTCAGCCCGGTGCGACGCGTGAGCTACCTGGTCGAGAGCGCCCGGGTGGAACAGCGGACCGACCTCGACCGGCTGGTGATCGACATCGAAACGAACGGCGCAGTGGATCCCGAGGAGGCCATCCGCTACGCGGCGCGCGTCCTCATGGATCAGCTGTCGGTGTTTGCCGATCTCGAAGGCACGGCGCCGGTCGTCGAACAGTCGGCGGCGCAGACGATCGACCCGGTGCTGCTGCGCCCGGTGGATGATCTGGAGTTGACGGTTCGGTCGGCCAACTGCCTGAAGGCGGAGAACATTTACTACATCGGCGACCTGATCCAGCGCACTGAGACGGAGTTGCTGAAGACTCCGAATCTGGGCCGCAAGTCGTTGAATGAAATCAAGGAAGTGTTGGCCTCCCGTGGGCTGACTCTCGGGATGAAACTGGAAAACTGGCCGCCGGCCGG
This region includes:
- a CDS encoding DNA-directed RNA polymerase subunit alpha, with amino-acid sequence MQSNSLLKPRIIDVQSVSPVQARVTMEPFERGFGHTLGNALRRILLSSLPGYAPTEVSIEGVLHEYSTLDGVREDIVDLLLNLKGVVLKLHSRSEATLRLAKSGDGVVTARDIEVGHDVEIINPDHVIAHLAPGGKLDMQIKVEEGRGYVPGNVRPAAGDTKTIGRVVLDASFSPVRRVSYLVESARVEQRTDLDRLVIDIETNGAVDPEEAIRYAARVLMDQLSVFADLEGTAPVVEQSAAQTIDPVLLRPVDDLELTVRSANCLKAENIYYIGDLIQRTETELLKTPNLGRKSLNEIKEVLASRGLTLGMKLENWPPAGLEKLG